The genome window AGCTCTTAAGTCCTCTGTTGACATAATCATAATAATTAATTATGTACCAACTGTAAGACCAAATTATTATCACCAAAAATAAAATATTAACAAAAAGTGTAACATTTAACTCTCTGTACTTCAATGTATTTTTAGTGGTCTCCATTGAGATTATCTAGTGACAAATAAAAAAACATTGAGCCTGCCAGCTCAAAGTGAAAGTGAATTAAGTAAAACCGCTAATCAATTACAATTATGAAAATCGCTATTGCAAACCGCATTAGTCCAGACGGCGTACGCCTTCAACTCAACCGCGTTAACCGCGACACGTATTTTAACCTGAAGCCAGATCAGGTTGAAGCTCTAACCAGTGAGTTTGCACTACTGCTTAGAAAAGCCGGTGAATTAGGCTTTTCCTACCAGCAAACCGAGCTGGTTCTCATCAACTACAATCCGAATCAGGAAAAGGTCACCAGCGAGCAATCAGAAGCGTTTATGCAGCATAGCCAGTCACAGGCGGATGCGTTGCTTGACTGGATCGATAAGCCGGAAAATCTAGTAACCTGGAAGCAATTACTGTCAGCATAAAAAAGAAGCACGCACAGCCTGCCAGCCGTGCGTGCCATTATTCTGAAAGTAAAACCGCTAAAAGCTTACAATCAGTCTACAAAGCTATAAAACTAATTTCAGACTGAAAAAAAGCTATGAAAGTAGGTTCTTAGATTGTTAAGTAAATTTTTTCGACGGAAAGCCTTTTTATTAACAACGGCATTTCTATTTTTACGCACAAAGGTTCGTTGGCAGCGAATTAAGACATAGACGAGAGTTAACAGCAAGGTATCTAAACAGCCCCTTGCTGGTGAATAAGTGCATCCTCGTCTGCACGCCCGGTCGCCAACCGGATTCACCAGCAAGGGGCATTTTCACACATTACACTCAATGACGATTATTGTTCCTGACATAATACTTAACCATGAGTCGCTAACCAGCAGTGAGAAATTACTGTACCCTCAGCTGGTGGTTTTCTGCGGTGAGTCAGGGACTACGAATGCGGATAATCCGCAGTTGGCCGAGTACTTGAAAATTTCAGAACGTACTGCCAGTGCGTTCATAACGAACCTGCACCGGGCCGAATTGATAGACCTGGACATTGATCGTAAGAAGAAGGCAAACCAGCGCACAATTAAGCTAAAAGAGTTGACGCAAGTTTTTGCGCCATCTCCTATTCTAGCACAGAAATACTTAACAGTTGACGCAGAATTTTGCGTCAAGTTCGCGCAGATTATTGCGTCAACTATACCTGACGCAAAGTTTCGCGTCATGTTGTCGCAAATTCTTGCGTCAACTAATGAAACACAAAACACTGATAATCAGAGCAAAAATATACCTGACGCAGAATCTTGCGTCAACTTAGGCGAAGTTTCGCAAGACTCGGTATATAATAGTAATAGTTTATTAAATGAATTAAATATTAATAGTGATATTAAAGATTCTTTAGATAATACTGTAAGTACTATTTCTTCTTTGCCTGAAAATCGCGAAAGTGAGCCGCCGAAAGAAACACTGATTCCTAGCATCCATGTCGGTCTAACACGAATTACCCCGGATGAATTAGGGCCATATCTTAAAATCAGAGGAATCGCTTACGACAAAATTGCTCCGTTTGTCGGGGAAAATAATAACCGGAGCTACAACGATCTGGACGAGTTGCGCAACTTGGTTCGCGCTTGGTACCTGAAGCAAAAGCCTAAGGCACCGAAAGCAACTCTGGAGGAACGTAAGGCAGCTTTTGAAAATCGCATTAAAGATTATCGGCAAAAGCACTCGGTACCGGCCTATTACACAGACGAATTTTTTGAGCTATTCCTCAAGTACTGGCTTGAGACAAACCTGAACAATACCATTCTGCGATTTGAAGGTGAAAAGTATTTTGAACTTGGCCAACGACTCAAAAGCAGTTATGAGAGATTTTTCAAGCCGATGAAATTAAAACAGGAACGAAATGCACCCAACAAACAACAATCTACCAACAGCAAAGAACGCAGCACCGGCCACGTTGACTTTAGCCGATTCGCTACTGGCAACAGCGAAGAAGCCGCTAACGATGAAAGAAGCATCGACGACGGAGATGCAGAAGTTATTGAATGAAATCATTGGCCTACTCGACATAAAAGTTTCCGATAGAGAAAGGGACGCTCACGACAAACGGATATATGAGTTCGCATTGTATTTGCAGAATGCTTACCCCACTGTTCGGCTTAGTGATGTACGACTAGCCTACCATCTTGGCTGCAAATATGAGCTGGGTATCGAAATGTTTGCCGAAATAAATGCCCGTTCATTCGGTAAGGTAATGAAGGCTTACTGGGAGTTTCGGAAAGCAACTATCACTACCCGGAAGGTGCCGCAATTAGAGGAGCCAAAGGAACCACTGCCTAGTGAGGAAGAATTAGACAAAAAAGGTCGGGAACTCCTACGACTAGCCTATCAGACTTTCAAGCAAGGCCGTCAATATCGTGACCATGGGAATCTGCTCTACAATTCGCTTTTCAGTATCAAGAAGATCCCATTCAACTATGAGCGTAAAATGGAAATGTTGCAACAGGCTCAAAAGGAAATTGAACAGGAAAATTCCAAATTAGCTCAATCCGGGAATACCGACCGCCACAAGGAAGCTCAACGCATTGCGAATCTACTCAATGAACCAACGGCGCTTAATGAGCAGCCTGGCGAAATTCAAAGCCTGATTAAATCCCGGGCTAAGCAGATTGCCTTTGCTACACTCATGCGTGAACTGATCGAGATGGGAATAGAAACGGATGAATTTTTAGACCAAGAATAATATGCAACTCGGATTCACAATCAAGTGGCGGGGCACGAACCGGCCCACCAATTTTGTCGAAAAGATTCTCGGCAGCCAGAAAATTCATACGCTACGAGCTGATAAAAAAAACCGTTGGAAGCCCGGCAATACGATCCAGTTTGCAACTGGTACCAGAACCATCTACTACAATCAATTCCATTCTGGCACCTGTAAGGCCACGCAGGCGGTTGCTTTAATGCTTGTCGAAGGAATGTTGCTTATTGAGGTAGATCGTCGCATACTGGCAGATTCTGAACGATTGGCTTTTATCAAAAATGACGGTTTTGATTCGGAGCAGGCTTTCAATGAATGGTTCATTCCACTCATTAGCGAAAACGGAGGCGTATACAATTGCAAGCTCATCCATTGGACCGATTTTAAATACTAACAAAAGATGAGCTTTAGACACATTGAAGGTATTGGCTTGGTACATCTCAATGAGATAAAACCACCACGAGTAGTACCGGGGAACGAACGCCACCGATGGGACTCAAAACCGGGTTGGGGTGAGAAGGCGACCTGCGTAAAGTGTGGCTGCGTTAAACACCGACGCAAGCCCGAATACATCGAAACCTACAAAATGCCTGGTCAGCAAGAAATAACTGAACGCCCCCCCTGTAGCAATGAAGCATAGATTCAATGAACAATATCCGTCGAACGCATTAATCGACTACTGGTACCGAACGAGGCCGCAGGATTGGGGCCCTTACAAGTTTTTCAACTACAGCTTACACCTGAAAAATAAGGTTTTGAACGCAATCTTTCCGGGCCGCATTCCCAATGATTTACCTTTTTAACTTTTATACAACTCAAAACAATTAACTAATCTATGACAACAGTACACGACGTTCTTTCCCAATCTCGCTTAGACGGCAACTTACTTTATCTGCCAGATGCCGAATTGGATCGTAAACTTTACACCGAGCTGAAGAAGATTCTCGCTGGTATTGGTGGAGACTGGAAAGGCGGCAAAACCAAGGCGTTTGTATTCGAACATGATCCCAGTGCTTCAATTGCGGATTTGCTAGAACAAGGGGTTCGTAACCTGGCTGCGGAATACCAGTATTTTCCCACTCCAGATAATGTTGCCGATGAGCTAGTGATAAGGTTAGAACTAGAAGAACACCACACAGTACTGGAGCCCTCAGCAGGGACTGGAAATATCTTGAAAGCCATCTGGCGTGTTTTTCCATCAATGCAAATTGATGTTTATGAACTCTGGGGGCGAAATGCTGACATTTTACGCCAAATGGGGAATGTAAACTTTTGGGGTTATGACTTTCGGTTAGCTGACGAGCGAAAGTTGTATGATCGAATCATTGCCAACCCACCGTTTACCAAAGGTCAGGACATGCTGCATGTACGCAAGATGTATGAGCTATTAGCGGACGAAGGGCGCTTGGTATCAGTTGTGTCTGCCCACTGGAAATTTGGCAGCGATAAAATCAGTAAGGAGTTCCGGAAATGGATGGAGGACGTAGACGGTAATTACTTCGATCTACCCGGAGGCTCATTCAAAGACAGTAATACCGGCGTTCAGTCATGCGTCATCATTATCGATAATTAGCATTTCATAGTTAATAGTACTATAAACTTTCAGGCGGTACAACGCCGCCTGACTTAACAATCAAACCAAGATGAAAAAGATTCTTATTGCCATTCTGACTGTTGCCATTCGCGAAAAGGCCCAATGCACAGTCAAAGCCGAGTTCGAAGGAGGTATGATGAGCTACATGGAGAACATTATACTAAAAGCTCCCCAGCCACCCAGCGATTTAAAATTTGACCTGGTTGATGAGCGAAATTATACCATTGGCCAGCTGGCTTTGCGAGCCGATGAAACATCAATTCAGGTTGAGCAGTCCAAGGCTGGGCAATTTCTATTGAGTGTGGGCGCCGTTAAAATCGAATTTGCACACTCGTTCCAGAGTGACCCGTTTATGGTAAGTGAAACCGTTTAACCCCTACTAGCATGTTACCTGTAGATTTTCCAGAAGCAAATTATACATTAGGGGCACCGCAGGGAATGGACAATTGTTTGCCGTTGCCGGTTTTCCGTGACGGTACAAATTGTGTTTCGTGTTGGCAGCTTACGGACGAAGAAGTTGAGTTGCTCTTGGTTACCCGACGTATCTACATTGGCGTAGTATCGGGTAAAACCCAGCCGCCAATTTTCGCCACGACTATCCCTCCATTTTCCTATCCTCCGTCCGAGCAATGACGAACGATAACTTGGTAGTTATGCTGCTCTATACAATATCTTTGCTTGGAGCAGCATACTTACTCTTTCGGAAAGCCCGAAATCGTGGCCATAATTGGATTTGGTTTTTTGCGCTCTCATTTGTGTTTCTGGGCATCTGGCTTGCACTGCTACTTTTCTTTATCTCCATTCTAGTATGAATAGTCCATCCGTAAATTTAGATTCGGTAACAGTTAAACTTTTGACTGAGAATAGTAAGGAATTTTGCCGACATTTCTTCAATTGGCGGGATCGCAGGGATTTAAAGAACCTGGTTGTTCGAATCGTCCTGAAAGATGCAGAAGGCAAGGAGATACACAAAGCGTCGGTGAAGCTTCCCAAAGCAAAGCAGATAGGTACTGCTAAGGTTGACGGGGTTGAAAAACCGCATTATGATCAACCGACCTATTTTTACGTTGATGCTGACGGCGAAGCGGTAACCTTCGAATACTACACGGTCCACGTGGTCACCAAATCGAAATCCTTTGTTGG of Tellurirhabdus bombi contains these proteins:
- a CDS encoding helix-turn-helix domain-containing protein, with product MTIIVPDIILNHESLTSSEKLLYPQLVVFCGESGTTNADNPQLAEYLKISERTASAFITNLHRAELIDLDIDRKKKANQRTIKLKELTQVFAPSPILAQKYLTVDAEFCVKFAQIIASTIPDAKFRVMLSQILASTNETQNTDNQSKNIPDAESCVNLGEVSQDSVYNSNSLLNELNINSDIKDSLDNTVSTISSLPENRESEPPKETLIPSIHVGLTRITPDELGPYLKIRGIAYDKIAPFVGENNNRSYNDLDELRNLVRAWYLKQKPKAPKATLEERKAAFENRIKDYRQKHSVPAYYTDEFFELFLKYWLETNLNNTILRFEGEKYFELGQRLKSSYERFFKPMKLKQERNAPNKQQSTNSKERSTGHVDFSRFATGNSEEAANDERSIDDGDAEVIE
- a CDS encoding DNA methyltransferase family protein — translated: MTTVHDVLSQSRLDGNLLYLPDAELDRKLYTELKKILAGIGGDWKGGKTKAFVFEHDPSASIADLLEQGVRNLAAEYQYFPTPDNVADELVIRLELEEHHTVLEPSAGTGNILKAIWRVFPSMQIDVYELWGRNADILRQMGNVNFWGYDFRLADERKLYDRIIANPPFTKGQDMLHVRKMYELLADEGRLVSVVSAHWKFGSDKISKEFRKWMEDVDGNYFDLPGGSFKDSNTGVQSCVIIIDN